A DNA window from Acidobacteriota bacterium contains the following coding sequences:
- a CDS encoding TIGR00266 family protein, with translation MSDTRVWYITVDGATQGPFTAGEVRGQLQAGNINPQTYVFRQGLGGWIPLAQAPELGAAAPVPPPPRAVAPAPAAGASAGRRCHEIDYQIHGDDMQFVDVVLDPGEAVIAEAGTMMYITNGIQMETRFTDGSSPDKGFMGKLLDAGKRVVTGESLFLTLYTNRGAGRETAAFAAPYPGKIIVADLKEHDGTLICQKDSFLCAAYGTALGIAFTKRLGAGFFGGEGFILQKMEGDGKVFIHACGTIVKRVLGPGETLRVDTGCLVAMDRSVTYDIQFVGSVKTAVFGGEGLFFVTLTGPGQVFLQSLPFSRLADRIYSHAPSAGGSRKEEGSVLGGLGSLLGGDR, from the coding sequence ATGAGCGACACGCGGGTCTGGTACATCACGGTGGACGGCGCCACGCAGGGTCCGTTCACCGCCGGCGAGGTCCGCGGCCAGCTGCAGGCGGGCAACATCAATCCCCAGACGTACGTGTTTCGGCAGGGACTCGGAGGCTGGATTCCGCTGGCACAGGCGCCCGAGTTGGGGGCTGCGGCGCCGGTCCCCCCGCCGCCCCGAGCCGTCGCGCCGGCGCCCGCTGCGGGGGCGTCCGCCGGCCGGCGCTGCCACGAAATCGACTACCAGATCCACGGCGACGACATGCAATTCGTGGACGTGGTGCTGGACCCCGGCGAGGCGGTGATCGCCGAAGCCGGCACCATGATGTACATCACCAACGGCATCCAGATGGAGACGCGCTTCACCGACGGCAGCTCGCCCGACAAGGGATTCATGGGCAAGCTCCTCGACGCCGGCAAGCGTGTCGTCACCGGTGAAAGCCTGTTCCTGACCCTGTACACGAACCGCGGCGCGGGCCGCGAGACAGCGGCCTTTGCCGCACCCTATCCCGGCAAGATCATCGTCGCCGATCTCAAGGAACATGACGGCACCCTGATCTGCCAGAAGGACTCCTTCCTCTGCGCTGCGTACGGCACTGCGCTTGGCATCGCCTTCACCAAGCGGCTCGGCGCCGGCTTCTTCGGGGGCGAGGGGTTCATCCTCCAGAAGATGGAGGGGGACGGCAAGGTGTTCATTCACGCCTGTGGCACCATCGTCAAACGGGTGCTGGGGCCGGGTGAGACCCTGCGCGTGGACACCGGCTGTCTCGTGGCCATGGACCGGAGCGTGACCTACGACATCCAGTTTGTGGGCAGCGTCAAAACGGCGGTCTTCGGCGGCGAAGGCCTGTTCTTCGTCACCCTGACGGGCCCCGGTCAGGTGTTCCTGCAGTCGCTCCCCTTCAGCCGGCTGGCTGACCGGATCTATTCGCACGCTCCGAGCGCCGGCGGCTCCCGCAAGGAGGAGGGATCGGTGCTGGGCGGGTTGGGCAGCCTCCTCGGAGGGGACCGTTAG